Genomic DNA from Candidatus Kaiserbacteria bacterium:
GTACAGTACTTATGGCACGTGAAGCAGGTCTTATCTCGTTTAACGACGTAACGTTTGAATACACACACAATAAACCAATCTTAATTGGGGCTAATTTTGTGATTCGCCGCGGATCAAAATTGACCCTCATGGGTCAAAACGGTGCAGGGAAGAGTACTATTTTTGGTCTTATCACTGGCGAATTTAAAGAAAACGATGGTGATATCAATATTATGCCTCGCACTACCATCGCGCTTTCAAGGCAGGTAATACCTCGTGATGAACTCGATTTAACCGTTCGTGATTTTTTTCAGAAGTGCTTTCCTGAAAAGGTATATGATATCGACCCAAAGATTGATGCGGTACTTGAGGTAGTGAATCTTGTAGCACCTCACGACCGTATCGTGCGTTCTTTTTCTGGTGGACAGCAAGCGCGCATACTCCTCGCCTCGGCACTTATCCAAAATCCCGACCTTCTCCTCCTTGACGAGCCGACCAACAACCTCGATGTCGAGGGTATTCGCCATCTCACTGAGTTTCTCCGTGAGTATAAAAAGACCGTTGTGGTAATTTCCCATGATGCTGATTTTCTCAATGCGTTTACGGAAGGTGTGTTGTACCTCGATGTCCGTACACATGTCATAGAGCAGTATGATGGCAACTATCATACAGTGGTGCGGGAAATCGCGGCGCGTATTGAAAGGGAAAACCGAAAGAACTCCCAATATGCAAAAGAAATTCAAGCAAACAAAGAAAAGGCGAACTTCTTTGCACAAAAAGGAGGCAAGATGCGCCTTGTAGCAAAGAAACTGCGTGAAGAGGCAGAAGAGTATGAAGAAAACAAAGTGGATGTGCGCAAAGAAGATAGAACCATTCGCCCTTTCACAATTAATGTCCCCGAAGAACTCCCCACAAAGATTCTCACCATTTCTTCATATAAGGTTATCAAAAATCACGTTCCAACCGAAAAGAAATGTGATATAACGCTCGGAAAGAATTTTCACCTTCAACTCGTGGGTCCAAACGGCATAGGGAAGAGCACGCTTCTCGAAGCACTTGCCTCAGGGCACGCACAGGGTGAGACTGTAGCGCCACAGGTAAAGATTGGCTACTACCGACAGGATTTCTCAACCCTCAACTTCGAGGATACGGTGTTTAATGCACTCCTCTCCGTGATGGAGAAAAAGATAGAGGAAGACATGCGCTCGGTGGCTGCAGGTTTTCTTCTTGGTAGTGACGTCATGCGTACCAAGATTGGGAGTCTCTCAGAAGGACAAAAGGGTCTCGTGGCATTTGCACAACTTGTGCTCATGAAACCAGGCCTTCTCATCCTCGATGAACCCACCAACCACATCAATTTCCGACATCTTCCTGTAATCGCAGAGGCACTCAACAAGTATGAAGGCGCCATGATTCTTGTTTCTCACGTCCCCGATTTTGTAGAAAAAATTCGTATTGATGAGGTGTTGGATTTAGGGAAGAAACATACGTAATCTTTATATTTTGTACTCATTTTGACGGTATCATATAAAGTGTTGCAAAATGTGCAAAAAAAATATATTCTGGCACAGACTCCTCGTGGTGCTGGTCATATTCCTTCACACACAATGAAGTCAGAAACATTGTTCTTAAACAATTCGGAGTTGAAAAATGGGCAAAGCAAAAACTGTGGGAAATGGTAACCTTGCAATAGCAGATTCCAAAGAAGTCATATTTGAGCAGACTGCCAAATATATTTGCTGTATATGCAAGGATCCTCATTTTCGCGTATACGGCAGATGGAATCACGGGAAAGAATCCGTCTGTTCCAAGGCTTGCAATGACAGAAAGAGTGAGGAAGTGAGGAACGCTCGCTCTAAACGGCCGCCAAATCTTGCTGTAGTTACAACATAACCAACTCAATACAACCAAGGGAAACCTCTGCGCAAGCGGGGGTTTTGATTTTGTTAGGTTTTTAAAATTTGATGCGTGTTCTGATTTGCATACACCGCTAATCCCTCGTATTATCAAGTAATGGAAAAAGAAATCACCTGTATCTACCACAAGGATTGCATCGATGGCACTACTGCCGCTGCCGTGGTTCTCAGAAAATATCCAAATGCCCAAACCTTTCCCCTCGCCCATAATTACTCTCCCGAGGAAATAGAAACCATTCTTAATTGTACTGAACCTTCTGCCCACATATATATAGTCGACTCAACACTTGGATTGACTGAGTTTTTGGAACGAGGACACACGGTGACGGTAATCGATCACCACATTAGCGAACATACGCGAGTATTAGAAATCACAAAGGACTACACGGGGCTCACCTATGTATTTGATAATGAAAAGTCAGGTGCGTCACTCTCGTGGGCATACCTCTTTCCCGAAGTACCTGCGCCTGCACTTATTCCCCATGTAGAAGACAATGACCTCTGGAAAAAAATGTTTGGGGAAGAAACTGAGCACATTGTGAATTATCTTTCCCTATGGAGAAACGACCCTCATCACACCGTAGCGCTTTTTGATGAACCTCTCGAATCACTTACCGCTCAAGGAACAATACTAACGCTCTCAGCGCATTCTATGGTAAGCCGACTAATCCTTCTTGAGCCGGTAACGCTTCGTATTGAAAATCATGAGGTACTTGCATACAACATCACTAATTACCAATCAGCGTGTGGCAATGCGCTTGCTCACCAAAACGGCATGGCGGTTGCGCTCTATACCATTTTGGGTAACCAAGTAAAGTTTAGTTTCCGTTCTGAGGATTCACATGAACCCTCAGCACTCAAACTCGCCATGTCGCTCGGCGGAGGAGGACATCGAAATAGTTCTGGAGCCACTATATCGCTCGACAACTTTATTGAACGCATTGTACGAATATAAAACAATCCCCTCGACGTATGGGGGATTGCTTTTTCACATCACGGAAAACATGGTAGTCTGTATACACTATTATTGTAATGACGATATAACTTTTCGTATGGACAACACACCAGAAACAACGAACGCTGAAAGACCTACAACTTCCGAACCCGTTAAGAGTGGGACGTGTACAGTATGTAATGCAAGTCCTATTCAAAATGGAATCTGTACAGTATGTGCCGCAGAGCATACCCCCGTTACCTCTGAAACCCCCGCGAGCGTATGTGGGACAGGATTCGATACCCCCTGCGAGCCATTTTATAAGAAATACGCTACATATATAGCGCTTATTGTTGCAACGGCGATTATACTTGGTGCAGGCTTTTATATGTATTCAGGATTCGGTGCTCGCGGTGCAGTGGTTGCAACAGTGAACGGCACCAAAATATATCAACCAGAACTTGATGAGAGCATCAATCTCCTTTCACAAAGT
This window encodes:
- a CDS encoding phosphoesterase codes for the protein MEKEITCIYHKDCIDGTTAAAVVLRKYPNAQTFPLAHNYSPEEIETILNCTEPSAHIYIVDSTLGLTEFLERGHTVTVIDHHISEHTRVLEITKDYTGLTYVFDNEKSGASLSWAYLFPEVPAPALIPHVEDNDLWKKMFGEETEHIVNYLSLWRNDPHHTVALFDEPLESLTAQGTILTLSAHSMVSRLILLEPVTLRIENHEVLAYNITNYQSACGNALAHQNGMAVALYTILGNQVKFSFRSEDSHEPSALKLAMSLGGGGHRNSSGATISLDNFIERIVRI
- a CDS encoding ABC-F family ATP-binding cassette domain-containing protein, producing MAREAGLISFNDVTFEYTHNKPILIGANFVIRRGSKLTLMGQNGAGKSTIFGLITGEFKENDGDINIMPRTTIALSRQVIPRDELDLTVRDFFQKCFPEKVYDIDPKIDAVLEVVNLVAPHDRIVRSFSGGQQARILLASALIQNPDLLLLDEPTNNLDVEGIRHLTEFLREYKKTVVVISHDADFLNAFTEGVLYLDVRTHVIEQYDGNYHTVVREIAARIERENRKNSQYAKEIQANKEKANFFAQKGGKMRLVAKKLREEAEEYEENKVDVRKEDRTIRPFTINVPEELPTKILTISSYKVIKNHVPTEKKCDITLGKNFHLQLVGPNGIGKSTLLEALASGHAQGETVAPQVKIGYYRQDFSTLNFEDTVFNALLSVMEKKIEEDMRSVAAGFLLGSDVMRTKIGSLSEGQKGLVAFAQLVLMKPGLLILDEPTNHINFRHLPVIAEALNKYEGAMILVSHVPDFVEKIRIDEVLDLGKKHT